The Thermus islandicus DSM 21543 DNA segment CCTGAGCTCTTCCGCCCGCCCCGAAAGGGCCACCTCCCCCGCCTCCAACACCACCGCCCGGTCCGCGAGGGCGAGGGCCATCCTGGCGTTTTGCTCCACCACAAGGAGGGTCGCTCCCTCCCCCTTGAGGGCGGCGAGGATGCGGAAGATCTCCTGCACGATGAGGGGAGCGAGGCCCAAGGAGGGCTCGTCCAGAAGGAGGAGGCGGGGCCTGGCCATCAGGGCCCGGCCCAGGGCCAGCATCTGCTGCTCCCCTCCAGAAAGCGTCCCCGCAGGCTGGCGCCGCCTTTCCTCCAGGCGGGGAAAGAGGGCGTAGACCCGCTTGAGGTCCGCCCTCAGGTCCTCTCCCCTCTTAAAGCGGGAAAACCCCCCAAGGAGGAGGTTGTCC contains these protein-coding regions:
- a CDS encoding ABC transporter ATP-binding protein, which translates into the protein MSLLEVRDLTVRYGALEAVRGVGFALEEGEALALIGPNGAGKTSVLRGLLGLARAEGEVRLLGEALPQRTPEALLARGVVLVPEGRALFPGLSVEDNLLLGGFSRFKRGEDLRADLKRVYALFPRLEERRRQPAGTLSGGEQQMLALGRALMARPRLLLLDEPSLGLAPLIVQEIFRILAALKGEGATLLVVEQNARMALALADRAVVLEAGEVALSGRAEELRQNPRVVEAYLGAAREVGEG